A window of the Dictyostelium discoideum AX4 chromosome 4 chromosome, whole genome shotgun sequence genome harbors these coding sequences:
- a CDS encoding leucine-rich repeat-containing protein (Similar to LRR), producing MVWGQVNSNNGSSLFNNTIKQLKENSTESLFLIPTFIPISENNVMEFSQGLSMNTSLTELYMHGHELGEQGLIEIGKSIRNHPNLKTISIGNSEIGLNLIGLQSLLTNVLKSKTLRNIDFSKQSINSKSLSIINDIFKNDNNDNDNDNKSENQISYLNFGENQLDSESLLYLEGIIKSNENIEFLNIGGNQITKFTDSFIQSIVDNGKKLKKLVLSANPLKESDQDSDTDSVGKHLSKLLLESNSLKEIELNDCELNEKSCKTFGESLLNWRGTSFTATGNSLMGSSLTSSWLNLSLSSSSSYSNNIKHLSLRGCFIGDQGVKSIMNAISMGILSNLNLLDVAYNKLSIESLIALKSLVVIDNNNNNNNNNNNNSNSNNNNSSKPLHFIEYLDVSFNIFGRETKEIIVDWIKSNKITQLKCLSLNNVGMKFLDIFEISKLLLENCDSTSLKLLELTGNEEKDEIQLANEQEKQKQQEEKELSKNEQENNEDDEEDEDDIYEILSENIDSLKREKKLVFRWK from the coding sequence atggTTTGGGGACAagttaatagtaataatggatcatcattatttaataatacaattaaacaattaaaagagaaTAGTAcagaatcattatttttaataccaaCATTTATTCCAATCAGTGAAAATAATGTTATGGAATTCTCACAAGGATTATCAATGAATACTTCATTAACAGAATTATATATGCATGGACATGAATTAGGAGAACAaggattaattgaaattggtaaaaGTATTAGAAATCATCCAAATTTGAAAACtatttcaattggtaattcagaaattggtttaaatttaattggattACAATCACTCTTAACCAATGTactaaaatcaaaaactttAAGAAATATTGACTTTTCAAAACAATCAATAAATAGTAAaagtttatcaattattaatgatatatttaaaaatgataataatgataatgataatgataataaaagtgaaaatcaaattagttatttaaattttggagAGAATCAATTAGATTCAGAATCGTTATTATATTTAGAGGgtataattaaatcaaatgaaaatatagaatttttaaatattggtgGTAATCAAATTACAAAATTCACAGATTCATTCATACAATCTATAGTTGATAATggaaagaaattgaaaaagttagTATTAAGTGCAAATCCATTGAAAGAGAGTGATCAAGATAGTGACACTGATTCTGTTGGTAAACatctttcaaaattattattggaatcaaatagtttaaaagagattgaattgaatgattgtgaattaaatgaaaaatcatgTAAAACATTTggtgaatcattattaaattggaGAGGTACTTCATTCACTGCAACTGGTAATTCATTAATGGGGTCATCTTTAACAAGTTCTTGgttaaatttatcattatcatcatcgtcatcatattcaaataatattaaacatTTATCATTACGTGGTTGTTTTATTGGTGATCAAGGTGTAAAATCAATTATGAATGCAATTTCTATGggaattttatcaaatttaaatctattgGATGTTGCATATAATAAACTTAGTATAGAATCATTAATTGCTTTAAAAAGTTTAGTagttattgataataataataataataataataataataataataatagtaatagtaataataataatagtagtaaacCATTACATTTTATTGAATATTTAGATGTtagttttaatatatttggtCGTGAAACTAAAGAAATCATTGTCGATTggataaaatcaaataaaatcacTCAATTGAAATgtttatcattaaataatgttgGTATGAAATTTTTAGACATTTTTGAAATCTCAAAGCTTTTACTTGAAAATTGTGATTCTAcctctttaaaattattagaattaacaggtaatgaagaaaaagatgAGATTCAATTAGCTAATGaacaagaaaaacaaaaacaacaagaagaaaaagaattatctaaaaatgaacaagaaaataatgaagatgatgaagaagatgaagatgatatttATGAAATTTTATCAGAAAATATCGATTCtttaaaaagagaaaagaaattagtttttagatggaaataa
- the utp23 gene encoding FCF1 family protein, with the protein MKIKRQKLYKKTIQFYKANYSYKEPFSVLMDPGFIKKCLNMNIFFKEALPKILESKVSFFITPCCIAEMKRKPREYSNDLISTCKRIEYFQCDHKHSADEQNMVQKCFEDISIKQSNTFFFAVQDHDHRLLLRKNPGIPILFVLTNLIILEKPTTSSYQTMIKTHKAITQINPREKQMLLKLKHGDNYNPEIHNTKSKQQPSSSQKQTTTTTTTSSKQIPTKQTKSTTTPKQKQQQIPQTETTTTTTTTTTTTTTTSTATSSIEPKEEESKKIEQPKEKNNKKDKEEIKSEEKIVEKPNLKRKLDSFDNDKPISANVEATTATPVTTTTTPVTTTNENGNSDNSKNTKQTKKSKKDEKLTPEEIALKKERLELTAEEKAKKKQKWVEERKKLREKKLKKKEAIKKAMEIRKKRIESGDTHKRTRRKRSKTLKVKKTQEK; encoded by the exons atgaaaattaaaagacaaaaattatataaaaaaacaattcaattttataaagCAAATTATTCATATAAAGAGCCTTTCTCTGTTTTAA TGGACCCAggtttcattaaaaaatgtctaaatatgaatattttctttaaagaaGCGTTACCAAAAATATTAGAATCAAAAGTTAGTTTTt TTATAACACCATGTTGTATTGCAgaaatgaaaagaaaacCAAGAGaatattcaaatgatttaatatcaacatgtaaaagaattgaatattttcaatGTGACCATAAACATTCAGCAGATGAACAAAATATGGTTCAAAAATGTTTTGAAGATATTAGTATTAAACAATCAAATACATTCTTTTTCGCAGTTCAAGATCATGATcatagattattattaagaaAGAATCCTGGTATTCCAATTTTATTCGTTTTAACcaatttaatcattttagAGAAACCTACAACTTCTTCATATCAAACAATGATTAAAACTCATAAAGCAATCACTCAAATTAATCCAAGAGAAAAACAaatgttattaaaattaaaacatggTGATAATTATAATCCTGAAATTCATAATACAAAATCTAAACaacaaccatcatcatcacaaaaacaaactaccactaccaccaccacatcCTCAAAACAAATACCAACTAAACAAACCAAATCTACAACTACaccaaaacaaaaacaacaacaaataccaCAAAcagaaacaacaacaacaacaacaacaacaacaacaacaacaacaactacttcTACAGCAACATCAAGTATTGAACCAAAGGAAGAGGAATCTAAGAAAATTGAACaaccaaaagaaaaaaataataaaaaagataaagaagaaaTCAAAAGTGAAGAAAAGATTGTTGaaaaaccaaatttaaagAGAAAATTAGATAGTTTCGATAATGATAAACCAATTTCTGCAAATGTAGaagcaacaacagcaacaccagttacaacaacaacaacaccagttacaacaacaaatgaaaatggtaataGTGATAATAGCAAGAAtacaaaacaaacaaaaaaatcaaagaaagaTGAGAAATTAACACCAGAGGAGATtgcattaaaaaaagaaagactAGAATTAACTGCAGAGGAAAAAGctaaaaagaaacaaaaatgGGTTGAAGAGAGAAAGAAATTGAgggaaaagaaattaaagaaaaaagaagcAATTAAAAAAGCAATGGAAATTAGGAAAAAGAGAATTGAAAGTGGTGATACTCATAAAAGAACCAGAAGAAAGAGAAGTAAAACTcttaaagtaaaaaaaactcaagaaaaataa
- a CDS encoding RNA recognition motif-containing protein RRM, with amino-acid sequence MTTNDLDVDALLEESINREMSNRDREINEKKRSEPDDSQDLDLLRSNDEKRRRSSSERDYRDSRDYRDSRDYRDSRDYRDSRDYRDRDRDRDYGGGGSGRDRDRDRYDRYDRDRDRYDRDYGGGGRSSDRYDREYGGGSGRRDSGRDYRDNRDSSSRDSRDSRDSRDRSDRDRRYSSESSSSRDRHSESNGNINGSSGGSNRDSKEKQKDLQNSPTTSTSSTSSSNTTTNKESSSSSISTSTPPTSSSTTSSSSTLPEPDEESDQRTVFVSKLSQNIVEKDLSDLFSQAGTVLNVRLITDKVTKRMKGVGYVEFSQKEMVDKAIALSGSVLDGQQILVHSIQPEKKVIKSNSTGSSGGESRIYVGYIHLSVAEEQIRVIFQPYGDIDFINIHTKPGISKYAFIQFKTQESAKRAITELNGYELMGKNLKLNMVSQEKNSNGTYIQIPQINNIIHHNYAPNQLYNAQAAAHIHQQQQQQQQHYSSFIQQQQQQQQMMMMQQQQHHHHHHQQQQQQFNSQLQQQHQFQAQIQAHLQGTNPNNNSNQHTFKENNALSSLDEDDGGIPLTAHGRALLTAKLQGKTLTPPSNNLNNNINNNNNNINNLNNSTHTVINPSLASTGIITPYTQLPHFAFVSTCLILRNMFDPETETEENWDQDILSETHAECSTFGKIMHIYLDKNTKGCIYIRYDNNESPLKAIQKLHGRWFSKKQIIAELVPEPVYKLQFPF; translated from the exons atgacaACAAATGATTTGGATGTTGATGCGTTATTAGAAGAGTCTATTAATAga gAAATGTCAAATAGAGATAgagaaataaatgaaaagaaaagaagtGAACCAGATGATTCTCAAGATTTAGATTTACTACGCTCAAATGATGAGAAAAGAAGGAGAAGTAGTAGTGAAAGAGATTATAGAGATAGTAGAGATTATAGAGATAGTAGAGACTATAGAGATAGTAGGGATTATAGAGACAGTAGGGATTATAGAGACagagatagagatagagattatggtggtggtggtagtggaaGAGATAGAGACCGTGATAGATATGATAGATATGATAGAGACCGTGATAGATATGATAGAGAttatggtggtggtggtagaaGTAGTGATAGATACGATAGAGAatatggtggtggtagtggtagaaGAGATAGTGGTAGGGATTATAGGGACAATAGAGATAGTAGTAGCAGAGACAGTAGAGACAGTAGAGATAGCAGAGATCGTAGTGATAGGGATCGTAGATATAGTTCAGagagtagtagtagtagggATAGACACAGTGAAAGCAATGGAAATATCAATGGTAGCAGTGGTGGTTCCAATAGGGACAGCAAAGAAAAGCAAAAAGATTTACAAAATTCACCAACTACTTCAACCTCTTCTACTTCTTCAAGTAATACTACAACAAACaaagaatcatcatcatcatcgatTTCGACATCTACACcaccaacatcatcatcgacaacatcatcatcatcaacattacCAGAACCAGATGAAGAAAGTGATCAAAGAACAGTTTTTGTATCGAAATTATCACAAAATATTGTTGAAAAGGATTTAAGTGATTTATTTTCACAAGCAGGTACAGTATTGAATGTAAGATTGATAACGGATAAAGTTACCAAGAGAATGAAGGGTGTTGGATATGTTGAATTCTCACAAAAGGAAATGGTAGATAAAGCCATAGCTCTTAGTGGTAGTGTATTGGATGGTCAACAGATTTTGGTTCACTCAATTCAACCAGAGAAAAAGGTTATAAAGAGTAATAGTACAGGTAGTTCTGGTGGTGAGAGTAGAATTTACGTGGGTTACATTCATCTCAGTGTTGCAGAGGAACAAATCAGAGTGATCTTTCAACCCTATGGTGATattgatttcattaatattcACACCAAACCTGGTATTTCAAAATATGCatttatccaattcaaaactCAAGAGTCTGCAAAGAGAGCCATCACCGAATTGAATGGTTATGAACTTATGggaaagaatttaaaattaaatatggtTAGTCAAGAAAAGAACTCTAATGGCACTTATATTCAAATTccacaaattaataatatcattcaTCATAATTATGCACCAAATCAACTTTATAATGCACAAGCCGCTGCTCATattcatcaacaacagcaacaacaacaacaacactaTAGTTCATtcatacaacaacaacaacaacaacaacaaatgatgatgatgcaacaacaacaacatcaccatcatcatcatcagcagcaacaacaacaatttaattcacaacttcaacaacaacatcaattcCAAGCACAAATTCAAGCACATTTACAAGGTACAAACcctaataacaatagtaatcaACATACTTTTAAGGAAAATAATGCTTTATCTTCTTTAGATGAAGATGACGGTGGTATACCTTTAACGGCACATGGTAGAGCCTTGTTAACTGCAAAATTACAAGGAAAAACTCTTACACCTCcttctaataatttaaataataatattaataataataataataatattaataatttaaataatagtactCATACAGTTATTAATCCAAGTTTAGCTTCAACTGGTATCATTACTCCTTATACTCAACTTCCACATTTCGCTTTTGTTTCAacttgtttaattttaagaAATATGTTCGACCCTGAAAC tGAAACTGAAGAAAATTGGGACCAAGATATTCTATCAGAAACTCATGCAGAATGCTCAACTTTCGGTAAAATAATGCACATTTATTtagataaaaatacaaaG ggatgtatttatattagatatgataataatgagtCACCATTGAAGGCAATTCAAAAACTTCATGGTAGATGgttttcaaaaaaacaaattattgcTGAACTCGTTCCAGAGCCAGTATATAAATTACAATtcccattttaa
- the phg2 gene encoding ARK family protein kinase, which yields MDDQQPLQTYNQPPPPLPKHIQLQIQQRQLQLQQQEEQERLQQQQQQQQQQQDQQQHKLEEGSRRRSLSDVVGGVNISNKETPKRAFRIYWANDNHMYWTLLLDSTNTVGDVSEGLKDKVPSSGTQCYLYKRTKANFGRWKDRRLSNEDSVWDIVDRRRKNHKSDPIFVLKRKKSTFSISQKKSPQNESDTSPLSSSGEFLNPYTNPTGSNNIVPSNAGHSRNTSSNSNNSANTSSNNLLAHHQFNNNNNNNNNNNNNNNNNNNNNNNNNNNNNNNNNNNNNNNSNNSSNSNSNNSSNTTTTTTTTTTTTTTSTSTNSINTSNNNNNNNSGSNINPSSFISPMSSLVSLSLSSSPASSAPHSPTLSSQPSSPHTITPITTSPPPPQRNNSSKSLKSTMEMEPPAEYISLLSNNPPPTNGSGSRPPSGSFIPGSIVNGSRSSASDLIGFKPPVCQQQQQQQQQQQQQQQQQVQQQQQQPQQVQQLQQLQQLQQQYQQQQPQQQIQPLSPQQQSQQQQQSPVKQSESIPQSPNLQSITQSSSSNKPLSGSTGMNRSSSPSPFAKKNIGGGGGGGSLADRKNRLSVQPKDIMRLMRFYFGDSLDGTFFTIAVQNDTSAKDVCASVEQKLLLPSGSTFVSLVLPIQPNGSKIERVLGEDEIIIEVKDTWEDPSQTFFQVTHKQQAPNNKRLSRQIQAEPHVIPSEWRRSTDAISLRASSDDMWKRKSIPIFLQVTGPPNTHSHSHSPQRQLPNMSGSPHSHHHHQNNNNNNNNNNNNNNNNDLDDDDSDDESDFDVSTLRGWVHWIPSADLEYIKRIGSGTYSKVYKGKYRDKFVAIKTMRGSNMTTEQIESFKKECDILSTIQSPLLISFYGSCIEESQLSMVVEYCSKGTLHKVLNNPLLDFDWDKWFKWMTEVVEGVRYLHSMNPPMVHRDLKTLNILISSDWTAKLCDFGLTRTMTMTNVSTLGMLRGTMAYTAPEIYDGLLFNTKSDVYSLGVIMWEAIQRCISGVYLRPFHEHPISMDIQIIILTSKNKVRPKISENCPEQLKTLITRCWDENPDKRPNCDEILEILLTMKQAHDENKDEWESIRTKLPKQTIKAVSSSSSNNNNNNNNNNNNNNNNNNNNNNNNNNNNGTNTNSTVNNVVVPSSSNATIVVAPSVSSNSSNINTSMDNKSMSSLSDSPVLPSVGIVSTSSLTGNSNINNNNNNIHDNNNPNNNNSNNSNNTSLDVPPVGVILTRDRRNSIIAVGEVPVIVKPPETPDGTTMVTEVFDFEVPQDSPSLEPLSSNNIISTANILNIGYVNNENNSIIIEGNKSTLNEIGNNNNNNNNNNNNNNNNNNSSNNNSINNNSSNNDENNCINNCINIESNESCIKSNTPEQITLKCVDER from the exons atgGATGACCAACAACCATTACAAACATATAATCAACCgccaccaccattaccaaaacatattcaattacaaatacaacaacgacaattacaacttcaacaacaagaagagCAAGAGCGAttacagcagcaacaacaacagcaacagcaacaacaagaCCAACAGCAACACAAATTAGAGGAAGGATCAAGAAGAAGATCATTAAGTGATGTAGTTGGAGGAgttaatattagtaataaagAGACACCAAAAAGAGCTTTTAGAATATATTGGGCAAACGATAATCATATGTATTGGACCTTATTATTGGATTCAACAAATACag tGGGAGATGTTAGTGAAggattaaaagataaagtaCCATCAAGTGGTACACAatgttatttatataaaagaaCTAAAGCTAATTTTGGGCGTTGGAAAGATAGAAGACTTTCAAATGAGGATAGTGTTTGGGATATAGTTGATAGAAGAAGAAAGAATCATAAATCTGATCCAATATTCGttttgaaaagaaagaaatcaacattttcaatatcacAAAAGAAATCACCACAAAATGAATCTGATACATCACCATTATCTAGTTCTGGTGAATTCTTAAATCCATACACAAATCCTACAGGCAGTAATAATATAGTACCCTCAAATGCTGGTCATAGTCGTAATAcaagtagtaatagtaataatagtgcAAATAcaagtagtaataatttattagctcatcatcaatttaataataataataataataataataataataataataataataataataataataataataataataataataataataataataataataataataataataataataataataatagcaataatagtagtaatagtaatagtaataatagttcaaatacaacaactactactactacaacaacaactacaacaactacttcaacatcaacaaatagtattaatacaagtaataataataataataataatagtggtagtaataTTAATCCAAGTAGTTTTATATCACCAATGTCATCATTGGTTTCTTTGTCATTATCATCGTCACCTGCTTCATCAGCTCCACATTCACCAACATTAAGTTCACAACCATCATCACCTCATACTATAACACCAATTACAACATCACCACCTCCACCTCAAagaaataatagtagtaaatCATTAAAGAGTACAATGGAGATGGAACCACCTGCTGAATATAtctcattattatcaaataaccCACCACCAACCAATGGCTCTGGTTCAAGACCACCATCAGGTTCCTTTATACCTGGTTCAATTGTAAATGGTTCACGTTCTAGTGCTTCagatttaattggttttaaGCCTCCTGTAtgccaacaacaacaacaacaacaacaacaacaacaacaacaacaacaacaacaggttcagcaacaacaacaacaaccacaacaggttcaacaactacaacaactacaacaactacaacaacaataccaacaacaacaaccacaacaacaaattcaaccattatcaccacaacaacaatctcaacaacagcaacaatcACCAGTTAAACAATCAGAATCAATTCCACAATCACCAAATTTACAATCAATTacacaatcatcatcaagtaATAAACCACTTAGTGGAAGTACAGGTATGAATAGATCATCAAGTCCAAGTCCATTTGCAAAGAAAAATATTGGaggtggtggaggtggtggtagtTTGGCAGATAGAAAGAATAGATTATCAGTTCAACCAAAAGATATTATGCGTTTAATGAGATTCTATTTTGGTGATTCATTGGATGGTACATTCTTTACGATTGCAGTTCAAAATGATACCTCTGCAAAGGATGTTTGTGCCTCTGTTGAACAAAAACTTTTATTACCAAGTGGTAGTACATTTGTATCGTTGGTTCTACCAATTCAACCAAATGGATCAAAGATTGAGCGTGTTTTGGGTGAGGATGAAATCATTATAGAAGTAAAGGATACATGGGAAGATCCTTCACAAACTTTCTTTCAAGTCACACATAAACAACAAGCACCAAACAATAAAAGATTATCAAGACAAATTCAAGCAGAACCACATGTTATACCCTCAGAATGGCGTAGAAGTACTGATGCAATTTCATTACGTGCCTCAAGTGACGATATGTGGAAACGTAAATCAATTCCAATATTCTTACAGGTTACAGGTCCACCAAATACTCATTCACATTCTCATTCACCACAAAGACAGTTACCAAATATGAGTGGTTCACCACATtcacatcatcatcatcaaaataataataacaataacaataacaataataataataataataataatgatttagatgatgatgatagtgatgatgaatcAGATTTTGATGTATCAACATTAAGAGGATGGGTACATTGGATTCCAAGTGCAGATTTAGAATATATCAAACGTATTGGGTCAGGTACTTATTCAAAAGTTTATAAAGGAAAATATCGTGACAAGTTTGTAGCAATCAAAACCATGCGTGGTTCTAATATGACAACGGAACAAATTGAATCATTCAAGAAGGAATGTGATATTCTTAGTACCATTCAATCACCACTTCTTATTTCTTTCTATGGTAGTTGCATTGAAGAGAGTCAATTAAGTATGGTTGTGGAATATTGTAGCAAAGGTACATTacataaagttttaaataatccacTCTTGGATTTCGATTGGGACAAATGGTTTAAATGGATGACAGAAGTCGTTGAAGGTGTAAGATATCTTCATAGCATGAATCCACCAATGGTACATCGTGACTTGAAAAcattgaatattttaatcTCTTCGGATTGGACTGCCAAATTGTGTGATTTTGGTTTAACACGTACAATGACAATGACAAACGTAAGTACATTGGGTATGCTTAGAGGTACAATGGCTTACACTGCACCTGAAATCTATGATGGTCTTCTCTTCAATACAAAATCTGATGTTTACTCTTTGGGTGTCATCATGTGGGAAGCTATTCAAAGATGTATATCTGGTGTCTACCTTAGACCATTCCATGAACATCCAATCTCTATGGATATTCAAATCATCATTTTAACATCAAAGAATAAAGTCAGACCAAAGATCTCTGAAAATTGTCCAGAACAACTTAAAACTCTCATCACTAGATGTTGGGATGAGAACCCTGACAAAAGACCAAATTGTGATGagattttagaaattttacTCACAATGAAACAAGCtcatgatgaaaataaagatgaaTGGGAGTCAATAAGAACTAAATTACCAAAACAAACTATTAAAGCTgttagtagtagtagtagtaataataataataataataataataacaataataacaataataataataataacaataataataacaataacaataataataatggtaccAATACAAATTCTACTGTAAATAATGTTGTTGTGCCTTCTTCCTCAAATGCAACCATTGTCGTTGCACCATCAGTTTCctcaaattcatcaaatattaatactaGTATGgataataaatcaatgtCTTCACTTTCTGATAGTCCAGTTTTACCATCAGTTGGTATTGTTTCTACTTCTTCACTTACTGGAAATagcaatattaataataataataataatattcatgataataataacccaaataataataatagtaacaactCAAATAATACTTCATTAGATGTACCACCAGTTGGTGTTATATTAACAAGAGATAGAAGAAATTCTATTATAGCGGTTGGAGAAGTTCCTGTCATTGTAAAGCCACCAGAAACACCAGATGGTACTACAATGGTTACAGaagtatttgattttgaagttCCTCAAGATTCACCATCATTAGAACCTttatcttcaaataatataatttcaactgcaaatattttaaatattggttatgtaaataatgaaaataattcaataataatagaaggTAATAAAAGCACTCTAAATGaaattggaaataataataataataataataataataataataataataataataataataatagtagtaataataatagtattaataataatagtagtaataacgatgaaaataattgtattaataattgtatcAATATAGAATCAAATGAAAGTTGTATAAAATCAAACACACCAGAACAAATCACTTTAAAATGTGTTGATGAACGATAA
- the guaB gene encoding IMP dehydrogenase — MEKINKILQGTNSEYKSEWFVDGFDCFELFQQRHGYTYDDLIMLPGHINFSADDVSLKTKLTKNISLNAPLVSSPMDTVTEHLMAINMALLGGIGIIHYNNTVEEQVVEVKKVKRFKNGFITDPIVLSPTHKLSDVDMIKQKYGFSGIPITDTGRIGGKLVGIVTSRDTDFIKDRSTTLSEVMTTDLITGQQNCTLEEANSILKSCKKGKLPIVNDKGELVALASRDDLVKNRDFPMATKDHENKKLLVGAALGTRETDKERLAALSDAGVDVVILDSSQGDSTYQREMIRFIKRNYPKIDVIGGNVVTTSQCESLIQAGVDGLRVGMGVGSICTTQEVMACGRPQATAVFKCALYSSQYNVPIIADGGIRTIGHIIKGLSLGASSVMMGSMLAGTEEAPGDYFYKDGMRLKKYRGMGSLEAMVKGGDQRYFSETDKIKVAQGVSGSVVDKGSVKKFVPYLIQGIKHGLQDLGCNSVTNLRESVYGGKVRFEVRTAAAQVEGSVHSLFSYEKHFI; from the coding sequence atggaaaaaatcaataaaattttacaagGTACAAATAGTGAATATAAATCCGAATGGTTTGTCGATGGATTCGAttgttttgaattatttcaaCAAAGACATGGATATACAtatgatgatttaattatgTTACCAGGACATATTAATTTCTCAGCCGATGATGTATCATTAAAGACCAAATTAACCAAGAATATCAGTTTGAATGCTCCATTAGTTAGTTCACCAATGGATACAGTTACAGAACATCTCATGGCAATCAATATGGCATTATTGGGTGGTATTGGTATCATTCATTACAACAATACCGTTGAAGAGCAAGTTGTTGAAGTTAAAAAGGTGAAAAGATTTAAGAATGGCTTTATCACAGATCCAATCGTTTTATCACCAACACACAAGTTATCCGATGTGGATATGATCAAACAAAAGTATGGGTTCTCTGGTATTCCAATTACAGACACTGGTAGAATCGGAGGCAAATTAGTGGGTATTGTTACAAGTCGTGATACCGATTTCATCAAGGATCGTTCCACCACCCTCTCCGAGGTAATGACCACCGATCTCATCACTGGTCAACAAAATTGTACACTCGAGGAGGCAAATTCCATCCTAAAGAGTTGTAAGAAAGGAAAGTTACCAATTGTAAATGATAAAGGTGAGCTCGTAGCATTGGCATCACGTGATGATCTTGTAAAGAATAGAGATTTCCCAATGGCAACCAAAGACCATGAAAATAAGAAACTCTTGGTCGGTGCCGCTTTGGGTACTCGTGAAACCGATAAAGAACGTTTGGCCGCACTCAGTGATGCTGGTGTCGATGTTGTTATTTTAGATTCCTCTCAAGGTGACTCAACCTATCAACGTGAAATGATTAGATTCATCAAGAGAAACTATCCAAAGATCGATGTTATTGGTGGCAATGTAGTCACCACTTCTCAATGTGAAAGTTTAATCCAAGCAGGTGTAGATGGTCTTAGAGTTGGTATGGGTGTTGGTTCCATTTGCACCACTCAAGAGGTTATGGCATGTGGTCGTCCTCAAGCCACCGCCGTATTCAAATGTGCCCTCTACTCTAGTCAATACAATGTACCAATCATTGCCGACGGTGGTATTCGTACCATCGGTCATATCATTAAAGGTCTCTCATTGGGCGCTTCCTCTGTAATGATGGGCAGTATGTTGGCCGGTACCGAAGAGGCTCCAGGTGATTATTTCTACAAGGATGGTATGCGTTTAAAGAAATATCGTGGTATGGGTTCATTGGAAGCAATGGTTAAAGGTGGTGATCAAAGATACTTTAGTGAAACCGATAAAATTAAAGTCGCTCAAGGTGTTAGTGGTAGTGTTGTAGATAAAGGTTCCGTAAAGAAATTCGTCCCATATCTCATTCAAGGTATTAAACATGGTCTTCAAGATCTTGGTTGTAATTCTGTCACAAATTTACGTGAAAGTGTTTATGGTGGTAAAGTTAGATTCGAAGTTAGAACCGCTGCCGCTCAAGTTGAAGGCTCTGTACATAGTTTATTCTCATAtgaaaaacattttatttaa